The following proteins come from a genomic window of Rhinoraja longicauda isolate Sanriku21f chromosome 4, sRhiLon1.1, whole genome shotgun sequence:
- the kcns2 gene encoding delayed-rectifier potassium channel regulatory subunit KCNS2, with product MSSFISKNYSTILLQDQPSPLIPDPTKPRMSTPEGGSLSSGEDMGDGEISINVGGLKRKLSRWMLARFPDTRLGQLPRCHSDESILQLCDDYDEEEKEFYFDRNPALFPLVLNFYHTGRLRVTGKPCIFKQEIEYWGMEEFLLDPTCRGADHLRRAPGADQDDGDETASDRGSTTSSLNEVLTFYQDASKYDSQIFGSCRRRLWLMFENPGYNIVSRIYSVLSIIMVLGSIATMCLNSMAEFQLVDGEGKRRDDPRFEMVEHLCMAWFTLELLARLLVSPGPLHFFRRPLNLIDLMSVSPFYLTLLVNLVVDISPALPNLGRMVQVLRLMRIFRILKLARHSTGLRSLGATLKHSYREVGLLLLYLSVGVSVFSVVAYTVEKEEDSGLTTIPSCWWWATVSMTTVGYGDVVPTSIGGKLTASACILSGILVVVLPITLIFNKFSHFYRRQKNLESAMRNCEFDEGLAELPLLNLRDFYADRMKSLMVSLNNMSRGTSTDHSINNSGH from the exons ATGTCATCCTTCATTAGCAAGAATTACAGCACTATTTTACTTCAAGACCAACC ttcccctctcatcccggACCCCACTAAGCCAAGGATGTCCACTCCGGAAGGGGGCTCCCTGTCCTCTGGCGAGGATATGGGTGACGGGGAGATCAGCATCAACGTGGGGGGTTTGAAGAGGAAGCTGAGCCGGTGGATGCTGGCGCGGTTCCCAGACACCAGGCTTGGCCAGCTGCCCAGGTGCCACTCGGACGAGTCCATCCTCCAGTTGTGCGACGATTACGACGAGGAGGAGAAGGAGTTCTACTTCGACAGGAACCCGGCCCTCTTCCCCCTGGTGCTCAACTTCTACCACACGGGGAGGCTGAGGGTGACTGGCAAGCCGTGCATCTTTAAGCAGGAGATCGAGTACTGGGGCATGGAGGAGTTCCTCCTCGACCCGACGTGCCGCGGCGCCGACCACCTGAGACGGGCGCCAGGGGCCGACCAGGATGATGGAGACGAGACGGCGAGCGACCGAGGCAGcaccacctcctccctcaacGAGGTGCTCACCTTCTACCAGGACGCCTCCAAGTACGACAGCCAGATCTTTGGCAGCTGCCGCAGGCGCCTATGGCTGATGTTCGAAAACCCCGGCTACAACATCGTAAGCAGGATCTACAGCGTCCTCTCCATCATCATGGTCTTGGGATCCATAGCCACCATGTGCCTGAACAGCATGGCCGAGTTTCAGCTGGTGGACGGGGAGGGCAAGAGACGGGACGACCCCCGGTTTGAGATGGTGGAACACCTCTGCATGGCTTGGTTCACCCTGGAGCTGTTGGCCAGGTTGCTCGTGTCTCCTGGGCCCCTCCACTTCTTCAGACGGCCTCTCAACCTCATCGACCTGATGTCCGTATCCCCGTTCTACCTGACGCTGCTGGTGAACCTGGTGGTGGACATCAGCCCGGCCCTGCCTAACCTCGGGCGCATGGTGCAGGTCCTCCGGCTGATGAGGATCTTCCGCATCCTGAAGCTGGCCCGCCACTCGACGGGCTTGAGGTCCCTGGGAGCCACCCTGAAGCACAGCTACCGGGAGGTGGGGCTCCTCCTGCTCTACCTGTCCGTCGGTGTGTCCGTCTTCTCCGTGGTGGCCTACACAGTGGAGAAGGAGGAGGACTCTGGGCTGACCACCATCCCCTCCTGCTGGTGGTGGGCCACGGTCAGCATGACCACAGTGGGATATGGCGACGTGGTCCCCACCAGCATCGGGGGCAAGCTCACGGCCTCCGCCTGCATCCTGTCTGGGATACTCGTGGTGGTCCTCCCCATCACCCTGATCTTCAACAAGTTCTCCCACTTCTACCGGCGACAGAAGAACCTCGAGAGCGCCATGAGGAACTGCGAGTTCGACGAGGGCCTGGCCGAACTGCCCTTGCTCAACCTCCGTGACTTCTATGCCGACAGGATGAAGTCCCTGATGGTCAGCCTGAACAACATGAGCAGAGGTACCTCCACCGATCACAGCATCAACAACTCTGGCCACTGA